Sequence from the Panicum virgatum strain AP13 chromosome 5N, P.virgatum_v5, whole genome shotgun sequence genome:
TAAGTGCCCAATAAGATACAATAAAAACAAAATCTCCACAACGCTGACCTAACCAGCATGCATTTGCACTATCTGAAAAGCAAGATGTCAGCAGTCACATGCAGCTGCTTCTGATATCAAACAATGGATAATCAATACCATCAGTAATGAGATCAGTGGCAGAGCTCCCCATACAGCAGGGTGGGGCAGCTGCTCCATCTACTGGCGGAGCAGAGATCACCTCACCCATGCTGTTCTTGGCGACCAGAGTGGGTGGATTCGGAGGTCAGAGCTGTGTATTTGCGTTGAGGAATCCTCGATGGTTGGAGGACGAAGGAGGAGGTTATCTTGGGCTGGTGGCCGAGTCCGACGGCCTATTTAATTTTTGGCCCAGCGCAGGATATAGCCTGAAGGGTGCCTCTCGAAAGGCCATGCTCGTCTCTGCGCTACCGCGAGTTGAGCCCCTCCTAGGCTCCGACTGATTGACTCGGTGAGATACGGCTGCGGCGACGCTGGGCTAGGCCTGATCCCTGATGTGGCTTGTCCACTGCCAGATGTCTACCCTGTGATTCACAATTTCATGGAGGGCAAGGTGGGAGAGCAAGTGAGCGGTGGCATAGCCGCTGCTGCTGGACGCGACTGCGGTACTGAAGTGGCCCCGATGCTATAGCAGCAGCTAGTGTCAAGGAGCAATAGCCAGTCCGTTTGGCGTCGATGTTGAGTTTCAAAggttagaaaaaaaaaggatttcTGCACATCTATTTCATTGATTTATCTCAGAGGAAGCAGTTGAGTCAGTGGTTGCATATCTATTTTTGAAGCCATTCCCCATTCCATGCCCCTTGTTCTCTGGTTGCTGGGTTTGTCAGATGAACTTCTGAATGCTTTTATTAGCCTCTGATTTACTGTCTGTATGGCTGCTAATTCTGTCAGCTCATTCTATTTGTTATATCGGAATGGACAGATTCCTGCAATCCTACTATCTATCTTTGCTACCTTTTTATTCAGATACCGAGGAGCAACAGCTGATTGCTAGACTTTGCTAACTTTTTATTGAGATGTACCATGTTAAACCTTCAAATCTATCATTTGTTACTGTTTGTGCTTTTTTTTGTGCGGTTTCAATACAAAAGTTGCATGTGAATGCCGTTGGTTTTGAGTATGTGTTATGTTTATCATGTCAGTCCACCCCACCTAAAATTTTGGGCGAGCTACGCCACTGAATCAGACCATTATATTGTGGTACAAGTAAGAATAGATCTAAATTTCTGGGGAAAAGATTCCCTTGTCTTAGGCAGTTTAAGCTATTGGCTATAATTTTTCACAGgctaaaaagattaaaaaatgTTATTATGTTTGTGTAAACTTTGTGGTTTCTTTAAACACTAACTGTTGGACAAAAATTAGAGAGATACTGCAAATATTTTGATTTTCAAGTTTATAATGAGGGAACTAAATGGGAAGGCAGACAACTCAAACGTACTCAGCATGGCAGCACACCATCATAATAATGAGACAATTTGTCTGCAACTCTTTGGTACATTTTTACTTATTAGAAGACTACTGTATCACAAAAGTAGGCTAGGACTTCAAGCATGCATATAATCATTTTCTACTAGTGTTTTCACATAGATAACATTTCAGAGTTCATTGGCAGATATACTGAGTCCTGATGGATGCCGCAAGCATGCACAAggcaaatttcatgtaagatgtaaaagaaaaaggatgaaaaCTTTGCAAGGATCTGAAGTCAGATTTCGAATTACGTAGGTACGGAATATCCTCAATATAAACTTGTGCAAGGTAACAGCTTGAAAACAGACTGCATATAAAGGGGATAGGTCCCATTTTTGGTTGCTACAGATGTGTTGACATGGCTAGTTGGCTACATCCATTTTCATTTTTGGGGTATGGTCAAAACAGATTCAAATGTTGGTACCTACTGTTCATGTAATTTACTTCATAATCAATTTCCAGCATGCATTCTTTGTTTAATGTTTcacaaaacaaaatatgcaccagtAACTATGCGCTAATCATCAACACTAGCTCTATTGAGTTTTCCAATCTCAAAACAGTACTGACATGCATAATATGTTTCTAAAAACATGCATCTCAAGGACTGAATCCACTGTGTTGCTAGTTCTAACCAATAGTATATTAATAAGGGCAATCATTTATGATGGAAGCCAAGGCAACCAACAAAGAAAATTCAGTAATTAAGCATGCAGTCATTTCAGCTAAGAGAGTACCTTCTCTGAAGGCCGCAACTTGCAGCTGGTGAACCCCTCAGAAACAAGTTTATTGATAGCATCTCTTAGTCTCTCGTAGTCCTCCCTGACATTGTAAACCTGGTGTGAGATCCTCACATACCCTGTCACTGGATCACCACTCTTGTCCTTTGCCATCTCTTGCCCTTCCACCCTTCTTGAATTATAGTATATTGGCACCTCCACCTGGAAATCCTTCCTCAACATAGTCCTCACTCTCATTGCATCATCATCACTCTCAACGGCAAGGCAACCTGGCAGCCCCACCATAACCATGCTCCCACACAATTCTGGTGGCGAGCCAAGAAATGTCCCCCACGCCTCAGCAAGCATCCTACCCATCTCAATCACTTTCTCGTGGTTCCGACTTCGTATCCCCTCAATCCCTCCCTCAAATCGATTTACAAAATCGATAGCTTCAGACACAACAAGCTGGGCACTGTAATCCCGTGTCCCAATCCATCCACTCTCCATAGGCAGCCCATTCCCATACTCATGCGAGACAACAGGGTGGTGGAGCTGGGAGGCTATTGGATCATCCTTGCGGGTGTGCAGAAAGGCAACGGCAGGGGGGCAGAAGAACCATTTATGAAGGTTGCTTGTGTAGAAATCGGCCCCAATGTCACGCACGTCCACAGGGACCTGGCCTATAGAGTGCGCGGCGTCAACGAACACCTTGTCGACGCCCTCTTCTCGGCAGATAGCAACAAGCTCCTTCACCGGGATGATTACACTGGGCATGGAGGTAATGTGGTCGATGACCGCGAGGCGGACCCTCCGCCCCCCTtccttggcgacggcgagcgcggcccGAAACTCGGCAATAATCGCGTCGGCGGACGCGACGGGGAACGGCAGGGGCACCTCGACGACGGTGGCCCCCGCGCGCGCGACGTAGGCGTGGATGGACTTCTTGACGGCGCCGTAGGCGTAGTGGAGCATGAGGACGGCGTCCCCGCGGGCGAAGTGCCCCTCGGCGAAGCTCCAGGCGGCGTGCTGCAggatgatggcggcggcggtggtggcgttgTCGACGAGGGAGACCTCGGAgacgtcgccggcgccgacgaggccggcgacggcggcgcgcgagcgGAGCAGCCCCTGCTGGAGGCCGTGGAAGTAGAAGGCGTCGGGCTGCGCGAGGAAGAGGCCCTGCCAGCGGGCCTGCGCGGCGAGGACCGAGGCCGGGCAGCAGCCAAAACTGCCGTTGTTGACGCGCGCGACGGCGGCATCGTGGTGCGCGAACTCGGCGCGGATCTCGGCCGCCGAGATCACCGCCCGGGGGCGCTTCGCCGGGGACGGGCCGTGGCCGTTGTCGTGGTCGCGGACGTGGCCGTTCGCCGCCGGGGGCGTAGCCGCGTCGTCCGGGGGCGGGTccgacgccatcgccgccgcgctaGGGTTGGTTGGCCCGGAtggggaagagagagggagaatcGGGAGTGATAGGAGAGAGAGATTGTGCGTGGCAGTGGTGTTGTGGGTTGGTTGGGGTCGCGCGCTAGACTGCTCGAGCGCGGGCTGCAACGGGCCATAcgcgggccggccggcgggcttTGTATGTCGTCAGCGGCTTTCGGCTATGTGGGCCCCACGGCCCAAGGATAGCCGATGGCCGAACGGTCGGAAGGCCGAGGAACACGGATCCGGATTCAATCACTGTGTAACTTGCGCTAAAAGACAAAAAAATAAGCACCATCTAACCGCTGATCACACGATGGACGGCTTAAAAAAAAAGCACCATCTAACCGTTGATCACACGAGGAACACCAAGGGGTCGCCGCCGGTTCGTCGCTCGACGACGGTAGACTCGAGCCAGGCTCCTTGACCAGCCAGGCCGCCAGTACTATTCTTTTAGGTAAACTCCCTCAGCAAATATTTCAATTTCCCTAAAAAAAGCAAATATTTCAATTGCTCCTCTTATAGCCATAAAAATTTTCAGATTATCCTCGGTGCCGCAAGAGTTCGAACTTTTGCCCTATGTGTCATTTCCGTTCATAAGTGTTAAAGAGGTGTTAAGTAGCAACGGAAAAGATCAAGCTaccccccctcctctcccttccaTGTGGGGCCCAAATGTCTGGTTCTCCTTCAACCTTTAGGCGCACGGGAGAGCTTGCCGTCGCCGCTCGTATCCACCGACAAGCAAGTCCCTCCGGCCATCCTATACGCTACACATCTCTTCGTCACCATCCCAGCAAGCTTTGTTAATCGCCGTCGCCCTCCTCGCGTCCACCACCGTTGCGGAGCCAAGCCCACAGTGAGCCCTGCCTCCCGAAACTCCTCCGTCACGATGAACCCCTCAAATCAACTATTAGGAGCTCCTTAATGCATGTGATACCGTTTTCCGATTGTTTGCATTGTCGTTCTGGTCGAAACGCGGCTACCCTAGCTGGCCGCTGTtcgccatggccaccgcgctATGCCCATCCTAATAGGGGTGGAGTCAGGCCTGTTTGTCGCACTTAGCTGACAACAATGATTTTTTAGAAATCAATGACAAATCACTCTTacgccatgttcatcaagtgagGTGACAACGGTTTCCAATGAAACTGACATCGGTGACTCCATGAGCTGGCTCCGCCCCTACAGCCTAGCCCTAGATAGCGTGCGCATAGCCGAAAAGGAGTCCCTAGGTCCGGTGAAGtgtttaggcttgatgtgtgccaCTAGTTCCCCGCCGTCTAGCCCgaccggcgagctcctccttgGCGCCGCTGCCTGTGCAGCCGCGAGTCCTCCCCCAAGCCCCAATCTGAGCAGCGAGTTAGGGGAATTGATGTGCGGGATTGTCACAGGGTTTAACTTTTCGGtggaatttcgccgaaattccgGTTTTTTTTCCGTtcccgctagttaccgggaaaagaaatttcggtatttttcggtatatttcgtttttaaaattcaaattcaacaaatttcatccgaaattcaccgaaatttaccgaaatttcggaacgaaatttcgtttccgctaaacaccgggatttcatcggaaaacgaaatggttacgAGCTGTGGGCTTGGCTCCAGCCGCTTACGTGGATGGGTGCGGCCGTGGGCCCCGCTGCCCCCTGACGAGCGGACGGGCAAAAATGGTAGTTGAAGACGTCTCAAATCGCGCACGCCAGCGAAATGTTCCGGTGGAGGTAGCCGTTGTTTTTGCGGCACAGAGGCTGCTCGTCATCATCCGTCTCGGGTATAGATGGATGGTAGAGTTTGATAAATTTTATCAAACCGAGATGGCAAATTTAAGCACGAAACATACACAGAGTGCCGGTATATATAGCTACTCCAACGGCGGTATTATACTATTATAATATTTGGCAGTATCAGAAGTCATGCACTAAAATTTATatctaaagtttagtccattagagcaactccaacagattgatttttttctttctcatttCCACTTTTTAGCCATAAAGGAGATTTAAGGGAAAAAATTTAGCTCCAACAAATTGATTTTCCCTTTTCCCATTTCCCCTATATTTCCCTCTCATCTCCCCTTTTTAAAGGGGAATTCCactttctccttttccttctccctTTCTATTCATTCTTTCCTAGCCACAAGATCAACATGCATGAGAAGATCTTGGCCAGTCATGAATtaaagggaaaaaagaaaaatcaatctgctggagcacATCTCCTCAATAAACTAAAATTGTGATGAGAGATTCCCCTATAAGATGAGAAAGGGGGAAAGGAGAAAATCAAACTGTTGAAGTTGCTCTTAGATAATCCAAATAgatggactaaagtttagtttcACTTTGACCAAACTACCTCTCACTGTGAGCATATAGGCACAATGACAGTATAATCCACAGGTAAAAATAGCATTTCTATATTTCTACATATGTCCTACCTAAATTTTAATCTATGGATCCAAATAGACACGATTTAGTCCTAGGTGATCCAAATAAAGtctttagagcaactccaacagcctAACTAAATTTATTTAGTTaggtaaaaaataaaaataaaaaacaaactcTATCCAACGAACTCTCCATCTGGCTTGTTAGTTGTTAAGCTATCCGGCTGGCCTCCCGCTACCGCTAGCCTCTACCGCTAGCCTTTTTTTTCCGAGCAAATCCGCTCGCCATCTGCAAGTCTGCAACCTCCTACGCGTGCTCCTGccaatgttttaaatagcgggctaagccTCTTAGCTGTTGGTCTCTGGAAAAGCTAAGAGCAGCTATAGCCGCAGCTAAGCCATTTAGTGGAACTGTAAAAAAAATGCAATGCCTTATCACATGACATAACAATTGAATCACTGATTCACCGGTCAACACCAAAACACATTAACATGTCATCAACTCATCAGTCATCAGTTTATCACCTAATCATCATAAGAGTACATCACAACTTCATAAGAGCAATACACTACAAGATAACAGATCATAAGACCACCACCGACAACAACACAGTTCACAGGAATATAGCTACTAAAAGCAGGCCCATTTAGCGGATATAGCCGGCTAATTGCGGCTATTAGCCCTTAGGCTAACAATGTCGCTAAAAGTGTGATCTCCTAGCGGCAACGCTTCTCAGCAACTATATCCAGCTATAGCTTAAGTTATAGCCAGCTATTTAAATCATTGGCTCCTGCCCTCCTGCTCGCTCGGCCATGCCACACCGTGCGGAGGTGGAAGAGGACGTCGTCGAGCCGTGCCGGGTTGCAGTCGCAAAGATCTCCTCCAGCGTGTGTTCCCGACCTCGATGGCGATGGAGCGCACAACATCAAGGTTGTCGGGGGAGGAGGCAGTTGGGGATGTACTTGGGCCAACACCATGGCTATACTGCAATCCCCAGACAAGGCGGGCTAGCGCACGGAGGCGGCGAGCGCTGGAGCTCACCCGgatggcagcggcggtggccatGGGCGTAGTGGGGGTTGGTGTGGGAGGATGTGCTGCTCGGCGACAGCGCCCCTTGGtaacggcggcgctggaggctgcggcgggaggTATGGTTGCTACTGCTGATGGGGAGCAGGCAGAGAAGGGGAGTGGATAATGTTGTGGGGTCCATATGTCAGTGAGTTGGAGataggagaggagagaggagagttgGATATGAAGGGTGAGATTTGACTTGTCTGCTAGAGTGTAACCAAAATAAAGAGAAAATCTTAGCTAAATGGATTGCTAAATAGAAATATAAGGAGTGAGATTTGACTAAATTCTTGGAGAAGCTTTTATTCTAGACACCCGAAGTAAATGATTGGTGTTTGTTTGGGACTCATTCCGTCGTTCTCAGAGGTAAAATTTGATTGCGATGACGACCCCAAAGTCTGTTGGCAGTGGTGGATCGAGCAACTGCTCGAATTTTTATATGCTGGAGCAATTGAAAATATTTGGCTAAGAGTATGCCATGGTTGTGTTTGGCATGGCAGTGGTGGATCGAGCAACTGCTCGAATTTTTATATGCTGGAGCAATTGAAAATATATGGCTTAGAGTATGCCATGGTTGTGTTTGGCATGGCTAGGCAGCAAAACTAACTACCGGCTTTGAGAGCCACATAATTGATTGAACGGGCTTGCTAGCGTCCGGACGTTCGATGGAAACTTTCCCATCGAACGCTCCATCGGTCCAACGCAACATCGAATAATAACATTCGCAACGTAGAAGAAAAACGTCTGCAACATAGAAAATCATCATTTGCaacatcaaaaaaaatattaaaaaattgtTAACCATCCATTGATAATGGGAAAAAAACCCGCTGCAACATCTGTTTCATGTTGCATGAGACATTTAAATCTCTCATTGAAGGCGCAACATCCAGATCAAACACTTGCAACATCCAGATAAACACTTGCAACATCCAGATAAAACACTTGCAacaaaatgcaacaatgcaATGTCTAGATCTGCTTTTGCAACATCCACTTGAAATACATGCAACATTTCAAAATCTTTACTGAAACATCATAAGATACCTATTGCAATATGACCACCTGGTGCTCACCACAGCCCTAGgtcatcttcaacctccagaAGTtgccccgccatggccgctgctCGGAGCTCCTCCAGCGGCCGACGCGGCTTACCCCTAGCGCGGGACAGTGAccagggcggggggggggggggcgggggggggggggggggggggaggggagtGGGAGGTGCCGGGGAGCGGCGGCCCAGGCCCCCACCGCGTGTGCCCCACCCAGCAGCCGCCCGGAGCTGTCCCCATGACTGGAGTTCACCGACGCTGCCGGGGAGCTCTCCATTATCCCGGAGCTCACAGCTACCCACGGGGGGTTCACCGCCGTCCACATGCGTCGCCGGCCGTGctgggctcgccgccgcccgtgcgggCTCGTTGCCGGCCATGTGTTCCGCCGGCCCTCGGAGTTCCTATGGCCGCCGGCAGGAGCTCGTCGTTGGTCTTGTGCGCCGCGACCTTCATGCGCCGCTCGCTACCGGCCTGGTCGAGAAGCATGGAGGGGGATGGAATGAGGAAGGTGAGTCTGGAATGTTGAATGGAACGGTGAGGGAGGCGTCCGATCGATTGGACGCTCGATCCCTAGCATTCCCGTTGATTGAATGGTTAATGTAGATGGATTACAGTACCTACCAAGTACCAATTTGTCAAACAACATTAGCGTTGGTTGGGTGTATGTTAACGGacgtatttatttttatttatcgcaactaaggccaatctcagtgggagtgttatAAGAGTGTCATGgatattaaatttgctaacatgtacctatagtatgaggagagaggagtatcatgaaatatgagaggagtgtcatcaccatgacactccactGGCACAGTTCTCAAGTTTCCAATTTTGGTAACTGTGTctatgacactcccactgagactggcctaagggCACCCACAGTAGTTAAAGTAAGCTGTTCTCTGTAAGGCTCATGTATCACTGCCATTTCATAGGTCAATTTTAGTAGGAAGTGTTATCGCGCAGCTATCAACACTATCAAGTTAGCATGGCCCTCGAATGAAACCATCACTCTCAATGCATAGTTTCATAGACAGATTATAAGATTAGATTCTGTAATGATGATGTGGTCAAATGTGCTTGAACTATGTAACCATTTGTAAAACAAACTATTTGGATATGGTTCATTTaatttaaatatttgtatgATATTAAAATAAAGTCGTatacataaaaataattacattatatatttgaaactcATCCCTCACGGCATTGAAGTTTGCTCGTCCATTTCTATACCGAAAAAGTATAGATGGTCTGTCCTTCCTCACTCAAGATGATGATCTGTCCTTGTATTAGATTTCCAGGTGCGCGTGGTGTAGGAGCCGCGAGGAAAATATCGTGCTAAAATGAGcttttctttgaaaaaaaatcctgCCGAAAGAAAGTCCATTGTGGCGTTGACCAAACAGATGTGAGCACTTGCAAGTTCAACTACAAGTGCCTCTCTAGTTAAGTGGCCTCTCTAGTTGGTTCTTTAAATTTCCATAATAATCAATCCTGGGGTAATGTGGGTCAATCAGACCCATGTTTTCTTGCCCACCAATATTCtactacaatttttttttacatgatTCATCTTTGGGAGAGCATCAACAAGCCTTGTTCTACAAGGATGAGTTCTCAGATCCTAATCGATGGGTAGGTTTGGGgatttttgtttgttttgcaGGTTTTCAACCCTCAAATTCTATATACACTTGTGCTAGGAGGAGAGTAAATTCAGTCCTCATGGCTGAATTGACAGCTTTGGTCTTGGCGGCAAAAGTCGCTGAAACCCTCGAGTTAAGAAATGCTATATTCTATACTGATTGCAGGGATCTTGTTCTACAGCTTCAAAAGGGAGAAGCTCAAGCTTTTGGGAGTCTAAAGCCATTGATCTCTCAATTCTTGTGCCTCCAAGATAGATGTGTTTTTAAGATGGGGAAAATTAATAGACAGTACATTTAGCTTACCTTCTTTTTTCTTGTCACTCGTTGAACCACGGGATTGCTTGTGATGCCATCACAGCACTTCAAGATGTAACATGGGGGTTCTGTTGACCTCATTGATGTAGTATACTTTTAATATATAAAGAAGTTCTTTTAATGGAATAAGTCCATTTTACCCCCTGAACTTGTCAATGAATCTggattacccccccccccccccgaacttCAAAACCAGGAATAGGGAGTCCCTGAAGTTTGAAAACCAGTTacatgacccccccccccccgaccctgTTTTCCTCTGTTTTTCACTGGTTTTGACCAAGTCGCATGTCCACGTCAGCTTCCGCCTCCACGTCACGCCCCTACACGTCACGCCCCTACACGTCACGCCAACTCCACGTCGGATCGAGCCGCGGGTCAAAAATCCTTTGCCCCacctctcgctctctctctctcccccgcagTCGCGCCACCGCTCTCCTTCTGCAAGAACCCTagctccggcggcggggggACGAATCCCGGCCGTAGCCGCCGCTCCAGAAGAAGGCCGTGCGCAGCGCTGACCACCCGCCGCCCCTGTTGCAGCCGGTGAAGCTGCAGCTGCTGGTGACGCTGCAGCCGCCGGCGATGTGGATTTGAAGGCCCCTACATCGTCGTGACAGGTGCGTGTTTGCCTCGATTGATTGGCATTTTGGGCTTTGAGGTGGTAGATCTGGAGGGTAGAATGCATTCGGAATTGAATGCGTGGTGGCGTTGAGTTGATTTCATTTTCCATTGATTTTAGGTGCTAGGATGGATCCACTTTCCAAGTTGACAGTTAGATTTCATTTCCTCAGAGAGTTCATTAACCATGGCAAGAAGCTGAACTATGTGGGAGGTAGGGAAGCAATGAGCTGCATTGACAGAGACCTAGTGTCGTTGCCTGAGATTGTAGGACACTTGAAGGACCACTGCAAGGTTGAGGAGGGGTCGATGCTGCATTGGTTGTTTCCTGGTGCAGAGTTAAGCAAAGGGCTTAGGGCACTGATTGATGATAAGTGTAACACCCTTGTGCTAATTGCGATGCTAATCATGTGCTTAACCCGCTAATTATGGACTTAAGCTCATCATTAGCGTTAATAGAGTTCGCGTGGTAAACATCGTTTAGCTGTGTTCGACCTcgtttttctccttgatccgagcctcaaatcaacttttgcccaaaacgaaagttgtagatcttattttcctctacaacttctattttgaccaaatttcaagttcctatatgaaatttggagtttcaactggtcaaaATCGGTTCAAAACTTTTCAAACGTGGCACTGTTCTTCTCCTGTGCATTACTGTGCTCGTACGCGAGTCCATTCCGTGACTGACCGCCGGCGACTCCACGCGTCAGCCGGCGTCGATCCTCACTCTCCGCGCATACGTGCAGACGCGTCCCTATCCCTTCCCGAGGCCACGTCGCCCTTATCCATCCCTTGCCTCTCCTTCTTCCAGCTCGAGTCAAGCTGCCGCCGCGCAGAGCacgagctcgagccgccgccgagctctgcGCCGACAACCCCTCGCCGTCCCACCTCGTCCTCTCGCGCCCAGCGCCGCGcgacctcgccccgaagctcctccGTCCCTCCACGAACTCAGCCGCGCCCACACCCGGCCGGAATCGGGCCCCcagaccgccggccgccattgccgctccgccgagctccgcccctctccgtcgagctccctctctcggccctcctccgcccaaatcgagccctcggtgagctccCCCGCAACCCCCTCATCCTCCCCGACCTTCTCCCCGAGTGaatccggcgccaccgccgcgcacaCGCCGCGGGGCTGCCCTGCGCAAGCGTgcgggccaccgccgcgcgccccgaggCCGCCGAGACTCCCTCGAcgtcgcgccgccgcatcccgTGGTcgtcctgctccgccgcggccggagcggcccggccgccgctgccgctctggCCTTGCGCTGCCGCCTCACTCCGCCTCGTGCCGACCCTGCGCGGGCCCCTGCACGCGAGCCCgcccgcgctgcgccgccggccggccggcccacagccgccgcgtgcgcgcctggccgccgccggcgtgcacgGCCTGGGCAAGCAGgcaaagcaggggaggggagcccccttttctctctctgtcCCACTGCCGGGTGGGCCCCGCGGGTCAGTGAGGGGGGGGGTTAAAGAtaggttttgttttttttctttattttggcTGAAATTTCTTAATTGCAaaacaattcatagaaaaatcctaaaaatgcaaactaaattttgttaggtttctaaaatcgagatcttcagaagaaaaatactggtgcatgtgaaatgtcacttttgcccctgctaaaaatttGGTTTGTGTTTAATCTAGGTTTATTTAATACCAGTTGAtctattgctctaaaaattatgaaatttgcgcAGTAGCCTActccttgcatgtgtaatccactgtaaaaatttcatgtgctGGTGTTGTACACTTTTGTGTAAATCTATTTATGTTTAGTTTACCTTGCTAGAGTTAAATAAATATTTTCGgtcatcaataaatgttggagaATTTATGTGGCATGTtttatcaaaatcatgttatGCTGGTAAATTCTTGTGGCTTGATCATATCTGCAAGTTAGGTGCTTGCTTTTAATTTGTTCCTAGCTaggctcttttcttttataattgttgtaattaattctttcatgcatgtgtttttgcaacaaaacaagcCCTGGTTAATTTGATCCATGTTGTTCTAGGGTTGTAATTAATACTTCGAAACGAGTGTAGTAACTTTTGCttgataggaaacacttcagacTAAAAGACATTTGGACCAGGAATTCATATTAGCACTGAACCATCCCTTTTGAACCATAGTTAGGGCTGTTGTTATCGTTTTATCCCTGCATTCTTGTATGTTTACTGCATTGCCttgcatcatttcatgagtctcatgcatggcatattttaatcGTATAGACGCGGAAATCGAAGTCGCAtacgagctgattgccgagccggtccaggagccttccGCAGAAGAAACGCAACCAGGAGAAGTCGTTGATCAAGCTCCCGAAGAAGCCACTAAccctgctgacctgcaaggcaagccccggagtatatcccttattttaattactccatgttatatttaaagtattgtgcatttacgttcaaggaattgattagaaccatagatgcataatcttaaatacccagtgtccttactagtgcagttatcgctagcaccgctatacttaagtaaactcggtagaagacgggtgatttcctgtcacccgcgagatatagggttgttacttcagacagtgttatgagaaataatgcaatgagaagggaattggagaccgggcggagggaaagttggacatgattATGGATTAaaagaaagttgagtctccgcctgtgtcgattgaggaccgttccgttgctggccctttgactgaggattgaactaagaatggc
This genomic interval carries:
- the LOC120672988 gene encoding putative L-cysteine desulfhydrase 1; this encodes MASDPPPDDAATPPAANGHVRDHDNGHGPSPAKRPRAVISAAEIRAEFAHHDAAVARVNNGSFGCCPASVLAAQARWQGLFLAQPDAFYFHGLQQGLLRSRAAVAGLVGAGDVSEVSLVDNATTAAAIILQHAAWSFAEGHFARGDAVLMLHYAYGAVKKSIHAYVARAGATVVEVPLPFPVASADAIIAEFRAALAVAKEGGRRVRLAVIDHITSMPSVIIPVKELVAICREEGVDKVFVDAAHSIGQVPVDVRDIGADFYTSNLHKWFFCPPAVAFLHTRKDDPIASQLHHPVVSHEYGNGLPMESGWIGTRDYSAQLVVSEAIDFVNRFEGGIEGIRSRNHEKVIEMGRMLAEAWGTFLGSPPELCGSMVMVGLPGCLAVESDDDAMRVRTMLRKDFQVEVPIYYNSRRVEGQEMAKDKSGDPVTGYVRISHQVYNVREDYERLRDAINKLVSEGFTSCKLRPSEKQEA